The following coding sequences are from one Streptomyces venezuelae window:
- a CDS encoding carbohydrate ABC transporter permease, which yields MKTRTVGPEGKARPLGRKAGRTMHAGPFTYVVLALFTAVSLAPLIWTAVAASRTSGRLAQTPPPLWFGGNLFKNLERAWTEASLGDAMLNTTIVAGSITIGTVLFSTVAGFAFAKLKFRFSGALLLLTIGTMMVPPQLSVVPLYLWVADLQWTNQLQAVILPTFVSAFGVFFMRQYLLQALPGELIEAARMDGASSLRIIWHVVFPAARPAMAVLGLLTFVMAWNDFLWPIIALNQSNPTVQVALNSLGTGYIPDRAVIMAGALLGTLPLLLAFILFGKQIVSGIMQGAVKG from the coding sequence ATGAAGACGCGCACGGTGGGGCCGGAGGGCAAGGCGCGTCCCCTCGGCCGGAAGGCCGGCCGGACGATGCACGCGGGACCGTTCACGTACGTGGTCCTCGCACTGTTCACGGCGGTCTCGCTGGCGCCCCTGATCTGGACCGCCGTCGCGGCCTCGCGCACGAGCGGGCGTCTCGCGCAGACACCGCCGCCGCTGTGGTTCGGCGGCAACCTGTTCAAGAACCTCGAACGGGCGTGGACGGAGGCGAGCCTCGGCGACGCGATGCTGAACACCACGATCGTGGCGGGCAGCATCACCATCGGCACGGTCCTGTTCTCCACCGTCGCCGGATTCGCCTTCGCCAAGCTGAAGTTCAGGTTCAGCGGCGCGCTGCTCCTGCTGACCATCGGCACGATGATGGTGCCGCCGCAGCTCAGCGTCGTACCCCTGTATTTGTGGGTCGCGGACCTCCAGTGGACCAACCAGCTCCAGGCCGTCATCCTGCCGACGTTCGTGAGCGCCTTCGGTGTCTTCTTCATGCGGCAGTACCTGCTGCAGGCCCTGCCCGGCGAGCTCATCGAGGCGGCGCGGATGGACGGGGCGAGCAGCCTGCGGATCATCTGGCACGTGGTGTTCCCGGCGGCGCGGCCCGCGATGGCCGTCCTCGGGCTGCTCACGTTCGTCATGGCGTGGAACGACTTCCTGTGGCCGATCATCGCGCTGAACCAGTCGAACCCGACGGTGCAGGTGGCGCTCAACTCCCTCGGCACGGGGTACATCCCCGACCGGGCCGTCATCATGGCGGGCGCGCTGCTCGGCACGCTGCCGCTGCTGCTCGCGTTCATCCTGTTCGGCAAGCAGATCGTGAGCGGCATCATGCAGGGCGCGGTCAAGGGCTGA
- a CDS encoding LacI family DNA-binding transcriptional regulator, giving the protein MAAHAARGRSGGRPTLEEVAARAGVGRGTVSRVINGSPRVSEATRTAVEAAVAELGYVPNTAARALAANRTDAIALVVPEPETRFFAEPYFSDVLRGVGAELSETEMQLLLIFAGNDRRRQRLAQYLAAHRVDGVLLVSVHADDPLPDLLSQLEIPAVISGRRSAEEALPSVDSDNYAGACSAVEHLLARGRTAIATITGRLDVYGAQRRLDGYRAALRDAGREVDEQLIAPGDFTEEGGHRAMRELLAARPGIDAVFAGSDVMAAGARQALREAGRRIPDDVALVGFDDSAIARHMDPPLTSVRQPIEEMGRAMIDLLLAEIADSRPAAARRLERRQLVLPTQLVERASS; this is encoded by the coding sequence ATGGCAGCTCACGCGGCACGCGGCCGCAGCGGCGGACGGCCCACTCTGGAAGAGGTGGCGGCGCGGGCGGGGGTCGGCCGGGGCACGGTCTCCCGCGTGATCAACGGTTCGCCGCGGGTGAGCGAGGCGACCAGGACCGCCGTCGAGGCCGCCGTGGCCGAGCTCGGGTACGTGCCGAACACCGCGGCCCGCGCGCTTGCCGCCAACCGCACGGACGCCATCGCACTGGTCGTCCCCGAGCCCGAGACCCGCTTCTTCGCCGAGCCGTACTTCTCCGACGTCCTGCGCGGCGTCGGCGCCGAGCTCAGCGAGACCGAGATGCAGCTGCTGCTGATCTTCGCGGGCAACGACCGCAGGCGCCAGCGCCTGGCCCAGTACCTCGCCGCCCACCGCGTCGACGGCGTCCTCCTCGTCTCCGTCCACGCCGACGACCCGCTGCCGGACCTGCTCTCCCAGCTGGAGATCCCCGCCGTCATCAGCGGCCGCCGCTCCGCCGAGGAGGCCCTGCCCTCCGTCGACTCCGACAACTACGCCGGAGCCTGCTCGGCCGTGGAACACCTCCTGGCCCGCGGCCGCACCGCCATAGCCACCATCACGGGCCGTCTCGACGTGTACGGAGCACAACGCCGCCTGGACGGCTATCGCGCCGCCCTGCGGGACGCGGGCCGCGAGGTCGACGAGCAGTTGATCGCGCCAGGGGACTTCACCGAGGAGGGCGGCCACCGCGCGATGCGGGAGCTGCTCGCCGCCCGCCCCGGCATCGACGCCGTGTTCGCCGGCTCCGACGTGATGGCGGCGGGCGCCCGCCAGGCGCTGCGCGAGGCGGGGCGCCGCATACCCGACGACGTGGCGCTCGTCGGCTTCGACGACTCGGCGATCGCCCGCCACATGGACCCCCCGCTGACGAGCGTGCGCCAGCCCATCGAGGAGATGGGGCGCGCGATGATCGACCTCCTTCTCGCCGAGATCGCGGACAGCCGCCCGGCCGCCGCCCGCCGCCTGGAGCGGCGCCAGCTGGTGCTCCCGACGCAGCTGGTGGAGCGGGCCTCTTCCTGA
- a CDS encoding GH1 family beta-glucosidase: protein MPEPITFPADFLWGAATSAYQIEGAVREDGRTPSIWDTFSHTPGRTAGGDTGDVAVEHYHRYRDDVALMAELGLNAYRFSVSWSRVQPTGRGPAVQRGLDFYRRLVDELLARDIKPALTLYHWDLPQELEDAGGWPARETAYRFAEYAGIVGEALGDRVSSWITLNEPWCSAFLGYGSGVHAPGRTDPAAALHAAHHLNLAHGLGTQALRAALPARAQIAVSLNSAVVRAVSDDPRDQDARRRIDHLANGVFHGPMLHGAYPDGLFTDTARVTDWSCVREGDLAVAHQPLDALGLNYYTPSLVSAAPEGPGSRRADGHGASDHSPWPGSDDVAFHQTPGERTEMGWTIDPGGLHELIMRYTREAPGLPLYITENGAAYDDKPDPEGRVHDPERIAYLHKHLAAVRRAIADGADVRGYYLWSLMDNFEWSYGYGKRFGAVYVDYDTQVRTPKSSAHWYAAVAGAGELPSELVMD from the coding sequence ATGCCTGAACCCATTACGTTTCCGGCCGACTTCCTCTGGGGGGCGGCCACCTCCGCGTACCAGATCGAGGGCGCCGTGCGCGAGGACGGCCGCACGCCCTCCATCTGGGACACCTTCAGCCACACCCCGGGCCGCACCGCGGGCGGCGACACCGGCGACGTCGCCGTCGAGCACTACCACCGCTACCGCGACGACGTGGCGCTCATGGCGGAGCTCGGCCTGAACGCCTACCGGTTCTCCGTCTCCTGGTCCCGTGTGCAGCCCACCGGGCGCGGCCCCGCCGTCCAGCGCGGCCTCGACTTCTACCGGCGTCTGGTCGACGAGCTGCTCGCCAGGGACATCAAGCCCGCCCTGACCCTCTACCACTGGGACCTGCCGCAGGAGCTGGAGGACGCGGGCGGCTGGCCGGCGCGCGAGACCGCGTACCGGTTCGCGGAGTACGCGGGCATCGTCGGCGAGGCGCTCGGCGACCGCGTCTCCTCCTGGATCACGCTCAACGAGCCCTGGTGCAGCGCCTTCCTGGGGTACGGCTCCGGCGTCCACGCCCCCGGCCGCACCGACCCGGCCGCCGCCCTGCACGCCGCCCACCACCTGAACCTCGCGCACGGCCTGGGCACGCAGGCGCTGCGCGCCGCCCTGCCGGCCCGCGCGCAGATCGCGGTGAGCCTCAACTCCGCCGTGGTCAGGGCGGTCTCGGACGACCCACGGGACCAGGACGCGCGGCGGCGCATCGACCACCTCGCCAACGGCGTCTTCCACGGGCCGATGCTGCACGGCGCCTACCCCGATGGCCTGTTCACGGACACGGCACGGGTCACCGACTGGTCCTGCGTGCGCGAGGGCGACCTGGCCGTCGCGCACCAGCCGCTGGACGCGCTGGGCCTCAACTACTACACGCCCTCGCTGGTGTCGGCCGCACCGGAAGGGCCGGGCAGCCGGCGCGCCGACGGCCACGGGGCGAGCGACCACTCCCCCTGGCCGGGCTCCGACGACGTCGCCTTCCATCAGACGCCGGGCGAGCGCACCGAGATGGGCTGGACCATCGACCCGGGCGGACTGCACGAGCTGATCATGCGGTACACGCGCGAGGCGCCGGGGCTCCCGCTGTACATCACGGAGAACGGTGCGGCGTACGACGACAAGCCCGACCCGGAGGGCCGCGTCCACGACCCGGAGCGCATCGCCTACCTGCACAAACACCTGGCGGCGGTCCGCCGGGCCATCGCCGACGGCGCGGACGTCCGCGGCTACTACCTCTGGTCGCTCATGGACAACTTCGAGTGGTCCTACGGCTACGGCAAGCGCTTCGGCGCGGTGTACGTCGACTACGACACGCAGGTCCGCACGCCGAAGTCGAGTGCCCACTGGTACGCGGCGGTCGCGGGCGCCGGGGAGCTGCCGTCGGAGCTCGTCATGGACTGA
- a CDS encoding carbohydrate ABC transporter permease, translated as MSDTAEYAETASPGKGDAAPAATGSKTSRTPSPWRSRLYRWDIKASPYVFVAPFFLFFGAFGLFPLLYTGWASLHRLELTNLDDSTWLGLDNYTNLLQSDYFWNALGNTFTIGVISTVPQLAIALGIAHLLNYKLRGSTLWRVAMLAPYATSVASASLVFTLLFAWDGGMVNWLIGSVGIDPVNWRESSWGSQFAVSSIVIWRWTGYNALIYLAAMQAVPHDLYESAALDGASRWQQFRHVTIPMLRPTILFTVVVSTIGATQLFGEPLLFGGTAGSKGGADHQFQTLGLYLYDQGWINGHLGRASAVAWLMLVILLLIAAVNMLIARRLRKDR; from the coding sequence ATGTCCGACACCGCTGAGTACGCCGAGACCGCGTCCCCCGGCAAGGGGGACGCGGCCCCGGCCGCGACCGGGAGCAAGACCTCCCGCACGCCGTCGCCGTGGCGCAGCCGCCTGTACCGCTGGGACATCAAGGCGTCGCCGTACGTCTTCGTCGCGCCCTTCTTCCTCTTCTTCGGCGCCTTCGGCCTCTTCCCGCTCCTCTACACCGGCTGGGCCTCGCTGCACCGCCTGGAGCTCACCAACCTCGACGACAGCACCTGGCTCGGCCTGGACAACTACACCAACCTGCTGCAGAGCGACTACTTCTGGAACGCGCTCGGCAACACCTTCACCATCGGTGTCATCTCCACCGTCCCCCAGCTGGCCATCGCGCTCGGCATCGCGCACCTGCTCAACTACAAGCTGCGCGGCTCCACCCTGTGGCGGGTCGCGATGCTCGCCCCGTACGCGACGTCCGTGGCGAGCGCCTCGCTGGTCTTCACGCTGCTGTTCGCGTGGGACGGCGGCATGGTCAACTGGCTGATCGGCTCGGTCGGCATCGATCCCGTCAACTGGCGTGAGTCGTCGTGGGGTTCGCAGTTCGCCGTGTCGTCGATCGTCATCTGGCGGTGGACCGGGTACAACGCGCTGATCTATCTGGCGGCGATGCAGGCCGTGCCGCACGACCTGTACGAGTCGGCCGCGCTGGACGGCGCCTCGCGCTGGCAGCAGTTCCGGCACGTGACGATCCCGATGCTGCGGCCGACGATCCTGTTCACGGTCGTCGTCTCCACCATCGGCGCGACGCAGCTCTTCGGCGAGCCGCTGCTGTTCGGCGGCACGGCCGGGTCCAAGGGCGGCGCCGACCACCAGTTCCAGACCCTGGGGCTCTACCTGTACGACCAGGGCTGGATCAACGGCCACCTGGGGCGCGCGTCGGCCGTCGCCTGGCTGATGCTCGTGATCCTGCTGCTCATCGCCGCGGTCAACATGCTGATCGCCCGACGCCTGAGGAAGGACCGATGA
- a CDS encoding DUF4352 domain-containing protein: MSNTMPPPPPMYPPQPPPPRRGPSNAVVIGSAAAVIAAVVATGIVVVNSGDDDKKPEKTAGAAASAKADDVVADEEEPAEEPEPESGPGSAAGEAAGLNDTVEYGNDVQLSVSKFARGTSGPYGAPENTPYVKFAVQVKNNGKSTVDTSMFTTSCSYGKDGKSSESIYDSDRGLNGGPDTKLLAGRSITVTWACKMPKTEKTIQIEVSPDMDMEAEPAIFTGDVK, encoded by the coding sequence ATGAGCAACACCATGCCGCCACCGCCGCCGATGTATCCGCCGCAGCCCCCTCCGCCGAGGCGCGGGCCGAGCAACGCGGTCGTCATCGGGTCGGCCGCCGCGGTCATCGCGGCCGTCGTCGCGACGGGCATCGTCGTCGTCAACAGCGGCGACGACGACAAGAAGCCGGAGAAGACCGCCGGTGCCGCCGCGTCCGCGAAGGCCGACGACGTCGTCGCGGACGAGGAGGAACCGGCCGAGGAGCCCGAGCCGGAGTCCGGCCCGGGGAGCGCCGCGGGGGAGGCGGCCGGGCTCAACGACACCGTGGAGTACGGGAACGACGTCCAGCTGAGCGTGTCGAAGTTCGCCCGGGGCACGTCCGGCCCGTACGGAGCGCCGGAGAACACCCCGTACGTCAAGTTCGCGGTGCAGGTGAAGAACAACGGCAAGTCGACCGTGGACACGTCGATGTTCACCACCAGCTGCTCGTACGGCAAGGACGGCAAGTCGAGTGAGTCGATCTACGACTCGGACCGGGGACTGAACGGCGGGCCCGACACGAAGCTGCTCGCGGGCCGTTCCATCACGGTGACGTGGGCGTGCAAGATGCCGAAGACCGAGAAGACGATCCAGATCGAGGTCTCGCCGGACATGGACATGGAGGCGGAGCCCGCGATCTTCACGGGCGACGTGAAGTAG
- a CDS encoding ABC transporter substrate-binding protein, producing the protein MRSSTFRRSRRSRRLVAYAATAALATSLLAACSSDDEGGSAGDGKITLNVGTFGVLGLKQAGLYDEYEKSHPNITIKENVIERNDAYYPKLLTQLQSGAGVNDVAAIEVSNITEVVQTQGAKFEDLGKAEGVEKSTYLDWKWEQATTEDGKTIGLGVDIGPTALCYRKDLFEKAGLPTDREKLAKEWAGDWDKYVALGKKYMEKAPKGTKFVDSASSVYNAVFAGATERYYDKSGKEIYEDSQGRKDAWDAAMKVAQGDMSAKLKQFDPTWDQGFANAKFATVACPAWMAGYIQEKTGPEGKGQWDMAKAPADGNWGGTFLGVPSAGKHKKEATELAVWLTQPEQLAKVFAKQASFPSTPSAYDTLKPSAATKAYFNDAPITEIFAEIAKNTPSAVYGIKDAQIGQSITDIGVLQVEQQGKSPDEGWEAAQKEIKDVLGQ; encoded by the coding sequence ATGCGCAGCAGCACTTTCCGCCGGTCCCGCAGGTCCCGTCGGCTCGTCGCGTACGCGGCCACGGCCGCGCTGGCCACGAGCCTGCTCGCCGCTTGTTCGAGCGACGACGAAGGCGGCTCGGCGGGCGACGGCAAGATCACGCTCAACGTCGGCACGTTCGGCGTGCTGGGCCTGAAGCAGGCCGGTCTGTACGACGAGTACGAGAAGTCGCACCCGAACATCACGATCAAAGAGAACGTGATCGAGCGGAACGACGCCTATTACCCGAAGCTGCTCACCCAGCTGCAGTCCGGCGCGGGCGTCAACGACGTCGCGGCCATAGAGGTCAGCAACATCACCGAGGTCGTCCAGACCCAGGGCGCCAAGTTCGAGGACCTCGGCAAGGCCGAGGGCGTGGAGAAGTCGACGTACCTCGACTGGAAGTGGGAGCAGGCCACGACCGAGGACGGCAAGACGATCGGCCTCGGCGTCGACATCGGCCCGACCGCGCTCTGCTACCGCAAGGACCTCTTCGAGAAGGCCGGGCTCCCCACCGACCGCGAGAAGCTCGCGAAGGAGTGGGCGGGCGACTGGGACAAGTACGTCGCGCTCGGCAAGAAGTACATGGAGAAGGCGCCCAAGGGCACCAAGTTCGTCGACTCCGCCTCCAGCGTCTACAACGCCGTCTTCGCCGGTGCCACCGAGCGGTACTACGACAAGAGCGGCAAGGAGATCTACGAGGACAGCCAGGGCCGCAAGGACGCCTGGGACGCGGCGATGAAGGTCGCGCAGGGCGACATGTCCGCCAAGCTCAAGCAGTTCGACCCGACGTGGGACCAGGGGTTCGCCAACGCCAAGTTCGCCACCGTGGCCTGCCCCGCCTGGATGGCCGGGTACATCCAGGAGAAGACGGGCCCGGAGGGCAAGGGCCAGTGGGACATGGCGAAGGCCCCGGCGGACGGCAACTGGGGCGGCACGTTCCTCGGTGTGCCGAGCGCGGGCAAGCACAAGAAGGAGGCGACCGAGCTCGCCGTCTGGCTGACGCAGCCCGAGCAGCTCGCGAAGGTCTTCGCCAAGCAGGCGAGCTTCCCGTCGACCCCGTCGGCGTACGACACGCTGAAGCCGTCGGCGGCCACCAAGGCGTACTTCAACGACGCGCCCATCACGGAGATCTTCGCCGAGATCGCGAAGAACACCCCTTCGGCGGTCTACGGCATCAAGGACGCCCAGATCGGCCAGTCCATCACGGACATCGGTGTGCTCCAGGTGGAGCAGCAGGGCAAGTCTCCCGATGAGGGCTGGGAGGCGGCCCAGAAGGAGATCAAGGACGTTCTGGGACAGTGA
- a CDS encoding helix-turn-helix domain-containing protein: MSHDSTAAPEAAARKLSGRRRREIVAVLLFSGGPIFESSIPLSVFGIDRQDAGVPRYRLLVCAGEEGPLRTTGGLELTAPQGLEAIGRAGTVVVPAWRSITSPPPPEALDALRRAHEEGARIVGLCTGAFVLAAAGLLDGRPATTHWMYAPTLAKRYPSVHVDPRELFVDDGDVLTSAGTAAGIDLCLHIVRTDHGNEAAGALARRLVVPPRRAGGQERYLDRSLPEEIGADPLAEVVAWALEHLHEQFDVETLAARAYMSRRTFDRRFRSLTGSAPLQWLITQRVLQAQRLLETSDYSVDEVAGRCGFRSPVALRGHFRRQLGSSPAAYRAAYRARRPQGERALESVPAGAQAVPSLVEAGPVPSQSRRTAAASALGPSTSVPTDPGKPHSDVYAPGRAPLPGQRSAP, translated from the coding sequence ATGAGCCACGACTCCACAGCCGCGCCGGAGGCCGCGGCTCGGAAACTCTCGGGGCGGCGCCGCCGGGAGATCGTAGCGGTGCTGCTGTTCAGCGGCGGACCCATTTTCGAGAGTTCCATACCGCTCTCCGTCTTCGGCATCGACCGGCAGGACGCGGGTGTCCCCCGCTACCGGCTGCTGGTCTGCGCCGGCGAGGAGGGCCCGCTGCGGACCACCGGCGGACTGGAACTCACCGCGCCACAGGGCCTGGAGGCGATCGGCCGGGCGGGCACGGTCGTCGTGCCCGCCTGGCGGTCGATCACATCGCCACCGCCACCCGAGGCGCTCGACGCACTGCGTCGCGCGCACGAGGAGGGCGCCCGCATCGTCGGGCTCTGCACGGGGGCGTTCGTGCTCGCCGCGGCCGGACTGCTCGACGGACGCCCGGCGACCACCCACTGGATGTACGCGCCGACGCTCGCCAAGCGTTATCCGTCCGTCCACGTGGACCCGCGTGAGCTCTTCGTCGACGACGGGGACGTCCTGACGAGTGCCGGCACCGCGGCCGGAATCGATCTCTGTCTGCACATCGTGCGCACGGACCACGGCAACGAGGCGGCGGGCGCGCTCGCCCGCAGGCTCGTGGTGCCACCGCGCAGGGCCGGCGGCCAGGAGCGCTATCTCGACAGGTCTTTACCCGAGGAGATCGGCGCCGACCCGCTCGCCGAGGTCGTCGCCTGGGCGCTGGAGCACCTCCACGAACAGTTCGACGTGGAGACGCTGGCCGCACGCGCGTACATGAGCAGGCGGACCTTCGACCGCAGGTTCCGCTCGCTCACGGGCAGCGCGCCGCTGCAGTGGCTGATCACCCAGCGGGTGCTCCAGGCGCAACGGCTCCTTGAGACGTCCGACTACTCCGTCGACGAGGTCGCGGGCCGCTGCGGCTTCCGCTCGCCGGTGGCGCTGCGCGGACACTTCCGACGCCAGCTGGGCTCGTCCCCCGCCGCATACCGGGCCGCCTACCGCGCCCGCAGGCCGCAGGGCGAGCGGGCACTGGAGTCCGTGCCCGCGGGCGCGCAGGCCGTGCCCAGCCTGGTGGAGGCGGGACCTGTGCCGTCCCAGTCACGGCGTACGGCCGCCGCGAGCGCGCTCGGCCCCTCGACCTCGGTGCCGACCGATCCCGGCAAGCCGCACTCGGACGTGTACGCGCCAGGACGTGCTCCTCTGCCCGGCCAGAGGAGCGCGCCGTAG
- a CDS encoding chitinase — protein sequence MSSTHRRTVSTRSKVIGGLVAASLVGGGAHLFSGTALATKAADSPAEAAAPAPAKFAPFVDTSLAPAHDLLDTARKTGVKQFTLAFVTSGGGCEPLWGGATGLGDDKVAAQIDGLRAKGGDVRVSFGGAAGSELGLRCDSADALTEAYGKVVDAYDLTKVDFDIEGAALPDTAANTRRSQAIARLQKEHPDLDVSFTLPVMPEGLTQPGVDLLADAKKNGVRVDAVNIMAMDYGPSYSGDMGEYAVQAATATQKQIKTALGLSDKAAWQAVAVTPMIGVNDVTTEVFKTDDAAELVKFAQEKDLAWLSMWSSTRDKACEGGASGSAQPTCSSIEQQPLEFTKAFAAYQQVSP from the coding sequence ATGAGCAGCACGCACCGGCGCACGGTGAGCACCCGGTCCAAGGTCATCGGCGGACTCGTCGCCGCATCCCTCGTCGGCGGCGGCGCCCACCTCTTCTCCGGCACGGCGCTGGCGACGAAAGCGGCAGACAGCCCCGCCGAAGCCGCGGCCCCCGCCCCCGCCAAGTTCGCCCCCTTCGTCGACACCTCCCTCGCCCCGGCCCACGACCTCCTCGACACCGCCCGGAAGACCGGCGTGAAGCAGTTCACCCTCGCCTTCGTCACCTCCGGCGGCGGCTGCGAGCCGCTCTGGGGCGGCGCCACCGGCCTCGGTGACGACAAGGTGGCCGCGCAGATCGACGGACTGCGCGCCAAGGGCGGTGACGTCCGGGTCTCCTTCGGCGGCGCCGCGGGCTCCGAACTCGGCCTCAGGTGCGACAGCGCCGACGCCCTCACCGAGGCCTACGGCAAGGTCGTCGACGCGTACGACCTGACCAAGGTCGACTTCGACATCGAGGGCGCCGCACTCCCCGACACCGCGGCCAACACGCGCCGCTCCCAGGCCATAGCGCGGCTCCAGAAGGAGCACCCGGACCTGGACGTGTCGTTCACGCTGCCCGTCATGCCCGAAGGGCTGACGCAGCCCGGCGTCGACCTCCTCGCCGACGCCAAGAAGAACGGCGTGCGCGTCGACGCGGTCAACATCATGGCCATGGACTACGGCCCCTCCTACAGCGGCGACATGGGCGAATACGCCGTCCAGGCCGCCACCGCCACGCAGAAGCAGATCAAGACGGCCCTCGGCCTCTCCGACAAGGCGGCCTGGCAGGCCGTCGCCGTCACCCCCATGATCGGCGTCAACGACGTGACGACAGAGGTCTTCAAGACCGACGACGCCGCCGAACTGGTGAAGTTCGCCCAGGAGAAGGACCTGGCCTGGCTGTCGATGTGGTCCTCGACCCGCGACAAGGCCTGCGAGGGCGGCGCCTCCGGCTCCGCGCAGCCGACGTGCTCGTCAATCGAGCAGCAGCCGCTGGAGTTCACGAAGGCGTTCGCCGCGTACCAGCAGGTCAGTCCATGA
- the orn gene encoding oligoribonuclease, with product MNDRMVWIDCEMTGLSLTDDALIEVAALVTDSELNVLGEGVDIVIRPPDAALETMPEVVRTMHTASGLLDELAGGTTLADAEEQVLAYVREHVKEPRKAPLCGNSVGTDRGFLARDMRTLEEYLHYRIVDVSSVKELARRWYPRAYFNSPDKNGNHRALADIRESIAELRYYREAIFVPQPGPDSETARTIAAKHVLPAE from the coding sequence ATGAACGATCGCATGGTGTGGATCGACTGCGAGATGACCGGGCTCTCGTTGACGGACGACGCACTTATCGAGGTGGCCGCACTGGTCACCGACTCGGAACTGAACGTGCTCGGCGAAGGTGTGGACATCGTGATCCGCCCGCCGGACGCGGCGCTGGAGACCATGCCCGAGGTGGTGCGCACCATGCACACCGCCTCGGGGCTCCTCGACGAACTGGCCGGCGGCACCACGCTGGCCGACGCCGAGGAGCAGGTCCTGGCGTACGTACGTGAGCACGTCAAGGAGCCGCGGAAGGCACCGCTGTGCGGAAACTCCGTCGGCACCGACCGCGGCTTCCTCGCGCGGGACATGCGGACGCTGGAGGAGTACCTCCACTACCGCATCGTCGACGTCTCCTCCGTCAAGGAGCTGGCCCGGCGCTGGTACCCCCGGGCGTACTTCAACAGCCCGGACAAGAACGGCAACCACCGCGCGCTCGCGGACATCCGTGAGTCCATCGCGGAGCTCCGTTACTACCGCGAGGCGATCTTCGTCCCGCAGCCGGGCCCGGACTCGGAGACGGCGCGGACGATCGCGGCCAAGCACGTCCTGCCTGCGGAATAG
- a CDS encoding CAP domain-containing protein, protein MTRTHRRALITGIVLLATLPACPSPSWAAPAEWRPRPADLVEEVNRQRAAAGCRPVRLRVSLTRAAQRHSADMSRHRRLSHTGSDGSRPPGRMRAAGFRAGPTGEVIASGPDTARAAVRTWLRSPSHRTVVLTCRYTDAGVGVARGPGGPWWTLDLAARR, encoded by the coding sequence ATGACTCGTACGCACCGTAGAGCGCTGATCACAGGAATCGTTCTCCTCGCGACGCTGCCCGCCTGCCCGTCGCCCTCGTGGGCGGCGCCCGCCGAGTGGCGCCCCCGCCCGGCCGACCTGGTGGAAGAGGTCAACCGGCAGCGGGCCGCAGCCGGCTGTCGGCCCGTGCGGCTGCGGGTCTCCCTCACCCGGGCCGCTCAGCGGCACAGCGCCGACATGTCACGTCACAGGCGCCTCAGTCACACCGGGTCCGACGGCAGCCGGCCGCCCGGCCGCATGCGGGCCGCCGGGTTCCGGGCGGGCCCCACCGGCGAAGTCATCGCGTCGGGGCCGGACACGGCGCGCGCCGCCGTGCGGACGTGGCTGCGCAGCCCGTCCCACCGGACCGTCGTCCTCACCTGCCGTTACACCGACGCGGGCGTCGGCGTGGCGCGGGGCCCCGGCGGCCCGTGGTGGACGCTGGACCTGGCCGCACGCCGCTGA